The Vicia villosa cultivar HV-30 ecotype Madison, WI linkage group LG1, Vvil1.0, whole genome shotgun sequence genome includes a region encoding these proteins:
- the LOC131644843 gene encoding aquaporin NIP1-2-like isoform X2 translates to MADHSSSNGNHEIAMNVNGDSSKNCEDNSEYKDYVPLLQKLVAELVGTYFLIFAGCAAVVVNLDNDKVVTHPGISIVWGLTVMVLVYSLGHISGAHFNPAVTIAHASTKRFPLKEVPAYLIAQVLGSTLASGTLRLIFNGNKDHFSGTLPAGSDLQAFVVEFIITFYLMFIISGVATDNRAIGELAGLAVGSTVLLNVMFAGFRRVVA, encoded by the exons ATGGCTGATCATTCATCAAGCAATGGAAACCATGAAATTGCTATGAATGTAAATGGTGATTCCTCCAAAAATTGTGAAGATAACTCAGAATATAAAGACTATGTGCCTCTTTTGCAAAAG TTGGTGGCAGAATTGGTGGGGACATACTTCTTGATATTTGCAGGATGTGCTGCTGTTGTTGTAAACCTTGACAATGACAAAGTGGTAACACATCCTGGGATTTCAATTGTTTGGGGCCTCACTGTTATGGTTTTGGTTTATTCTCTCGGTCACATCTCTGGTGCTCATTTTAATCCTGCGGTCACCATCGCTCACGCGTCAACCAAAAGATTTCCCCTTAAAGAG GTGCCAGCTTATTTGATAGCACAAGTTCTTGGATCCACTCTTGCAAGTGGAACACTTAGACTTATATTCAATGGTAATAAAGATCATTTTTCCGGAACACTTCCGGCTGGTTCTGATCTTCAGGCATTTGTGGTTGAATTCATAATCACTTTTTATCTTATGTTCATTATCTCTGGAGTTGCCACGGATAATAGAGCG ATCGGTGAATTGGCTGGACTTGCAGTTGGATCTACGGTACTTCTAAATGTCATGTTTGCCGG gttcagaagagtaGTTGCTTGA
- the LOC131644843 gene encoding nodulin-26-like isoform X1, producing the protein MADHSSSNGNHEIAMNVNGDSSKNCEDNSEYKDYVPLLQKLVAELVGTYFLIFAGCAAVVVNLDNDKVVTHPGISIVWGLTVMVLVYSLGHISGAHFNPAVTIAHASTKRFPLKEVPAYLIAQVLGSTLASGTLRLIFNGNKDHFSGTLPAGSDLQAFVVEFIITFYLMFIISGVATDNRAIGELAGLAVGSTVLLNVMFAGPITGASMNPARSLGPAIVHKEYRGIWIYLVATTLGAVAGTWAYTFIRYTNKPVREISKSASFLKGVQNGEAR; encoded by the exons ATGGCTGATCATTCATCAAGCAATGGAAACCATGAAATTGCTATGAATGTAAATGGTGATTCCTCCAAAAATTGTGAAGATAACTCAGAATATAAAGACTATGTGCCTCTTTTGCAAAAG TTGGTGGCAGAATTGGTGGGGACATACTTCTTGATATTTGCAGGATGTGCTGCTGTTGTTGTAAACCTTGACAATGACAAAGTGGTAACACATCCTGGGATTTCAATTGTTTGGGGCCTCACTGTTATGGTTTTGGTTTATTCTCTCGGTCACATCTCTGGTGCTCATTTTAATCCTGCGGTCACCATCGCTCACGCGTCAACCAAAAGATTTCCCCTTAAAGAG GTGCCAGCTTATTTGATAGCACAAGTTCTTGGATCCACTCTTGCAAGTGGAACACTTAGACTTATATTCAATGGTAATAAAGATCATTTTTCCGGAACACTTCCGGCTGGTTCTGATCTTCAGGCATTTGTGGTTGAATTCATAATCACTTTTTATCTTATGTTCATTATCTCTGGAGTTGCCACGGATAATAGAGCG ATCGGTGAATTGGCTGGACTTGCAGTTGGATCTACGGTACTTCTAAATGTCATGTTTGCCGG GCCAATTACGGGAGCTTCAATGAACCCTGCAAGAAGTTTAGGGCCTGCTATTGTTCATAAGGAGTATAGAGGAATATGGATATATTTAGTCGCAACGACTCTAGGTGCCGTGGCGGGTACATGGGCGTATACTTTCATCCGGTACACGAACAAGCCGGTGCGCGAAATTAGTAAGAGTGCATCTTTTCTTAAAGGGGTACAAAATGGGGAAGCAAGGTGA